One genomic window of Halobellus limi includes the following:
- a CDS encoding glycosyltransferase family 4 protein, translating into MTDPLRVHFFTLTDTNASEHIYMSSLRDALTDRDVVAVDDWREADVVHLFEVNFYSRAALSEFEYLTLFRMLRSDTPVVVSTDDLFFLDRPELTARPGLYPLNHLTQTWLFDSCDRIIAISESVKAALRKEFPESKIDVVRHGVDARYRADETTPTDDEPFVLHVSLAAKRKNPAAIVEAAERLDRRFVIAGSGWDEHIPDRPETENVEIRGYVPEDELVDLYERAAVFYFPTLHEGFGLPVLEAMAAGCAVVASDVYSVPEVAGDAAILCDPHDTDAHVEAIERLLEDETERKALSTRARERAWEFSWERAAEETMNIYRDLT; encoded by the coding sequence ATGACCGATCCCCTCCGCGTTCACTTCTTCACTCTCACCGACACCAACGCCTCCGAACACATCTATATGTCCTCGCTCCGCGATGCCCTCACCGACCGCGACGTCGTCGCCGTCGACGACTGGCGCGAGGCCGACGTCGTCCACCTCTTCGAGGTGAACTTCTACTCCCGCGCGGCGCTCTCGGAGTTCGAATACCTCACGCTGTTCCGAATGCTCCGATCCGACACGCCCGTCGTCGTCTCCACCGACGACCTCTTCTTCCTCGATCGCCCGGAACTCACCGCCCGACCCGGACTCTACCCGCTCAATCACCTCACGCAAACGTGGCTCTTCGACAGCTGCGATCGAATCATCGCGATCTCCGAGAGCGTCAAAGCGGCGCTGAGGAAAGAGTTCCCGGAGTCGAAGATCGACGTCGTCCGCCACGGTGTCGACGCGCGATACCGCGCCGACGAGACCACACCGACGGACGACGAGCCCTTCGTGCTCCACGTCAGCCTCGCGGCGAAGCGCAAGAACCCCGCCGCGATCGTCGAAGCCGCGGAACGGCTCGATCGTCGATTCGTGATCGCCGGCAGCGGGTGGGACGAGCACATCCCGGACCGACCGGAAACGGAGAACGTCGAAATCAGGGGCTACGTCCCCGAGGACGAACTCGTCGACCTCTACGAGCGAGCCGCCGTGTTCTACTTCCCGACCCTCCACGAGGGGTTCGGCCTGCCGGTCCTCGAAGCGATGGCGGCCGGCTGTGCGGTCGTCGCCTCCGACGTCTACTCCGTTCCGGAGGTGGCCGGCGACGCCGCTATCCTGTGTGATCCGCACGATACGGACGCTCACGTCGAGGCCATCGAACGACTTCTCGAAGACGAAACCGAGCGTAAAGCACTCTCGACGAGAGCGCGAGAACGAGCGTGGGAGTTCTCCTGGGAGAGGGCCGCCGAAGAGACGATGAATATCTACCGAGATCTTACGTAA
- a CDS encoding sulfatase-like hydrolase/transferase: protein MKIGIVVLDTLRYDTFCSECTDLNSATSSLNAFHSTSRWTAPAHASLFTGLYPTETGTHSENRYLTTDRPTLAERLSNTGYHTVAFSNNVHIDPFFNFSRGFDELVRGPNLKGRPTGSDDFDWDELFSTIGDGPLRYARAVKRVVESDAPTLRTLRTGVEFLRSNVADDSNTLSWAHDGADEHLENPPDDLFFFANLMPAHFPYEPPEGYADEEPLDTQPFHLTLRRDPVTDEEHARHWENYRGAARYLNDELPKLIDRVDWDALFVISDHGEMFGEHGFRGHEYGIWPELVHVPAVALGNEVPERDIDAVTSILEIHKTILDLAGIDTDDFIRGRNLFEDDFDDDRAVYAESTGVGQYSPDATGILANIPAEWNRDHYMLRTKDAMFIHDKDGDRAIDPETGERLPERVSELRKRVDEVRENRRDFTGESDDSIDEMPDEIEDRLEHLGYK from the coding sequence GTGAAGATAGGCATCGTTGTACTTGACACGCTACGCTACGATACTTTCTGTTCTGAGTGTACGGACCTCAACTCCGCCACTTCGTCGTTGAACGCATTTCATTCTACCTCACGATGGACTGCGCCTGCACACGCGTCTCTATTCACAGGTCTTTACCCGACTGAAACCGGTACCCATTCCGAAAACAGATATCTCACGACTGATCGTCCGACGCTGGCGGAACGGCTCTCCAACACCGGCTACCACACAGTCGCGTTTAGCAACAACGTCCACATCGATCCCTTCTTCAATTTCAGTCGTGGATTCGATGAGTTAGTCAGGGGACCGAATCTCAAAGGGCGACCCACCGGCTCCGACGACTTCGACTGGGACGAGCTATTTTCGACCATCGGTGACGGTCCGCTTCGCTACGCCCGTGCGGTCAAACGCGTCGTCGAAAGCGACGCCCCGACGCTCCGGACTCTTCGCACGGGTGTAGAGTTCCTCCGGTCGAACGTGGCAGACGACTCGAACACTCTCTCGTGGGCCCACGACGGGGCTGACGAACACCTGGAAAACCCACCGGATGATCTCTTTTTCTTCGCGAATCTGATGCCGGCACACTTCCCGTACGAACCACCCGAGGGCTACGCCGACGAGGAGCCACTCGACACGCAACCCTTCCACCTCACTCTCCGAAGGGATCCCGTCACAGACGAGGAACACGCCCGCCACTGGGAGAACTACAGGGGTGCGGCCCGCTACCTGAACGACGAACTCCCGAAACTGATCGATCGCGTCGACTGGGACGCGCTCTTCGTCATCTCCGATCACGGCGAAATGTTCGGCGAGCACGGCTTCCGCGGACACGAGTACGGCATCTGGCCCGAGCTCGTCCACGTCCCCGCCGTCGCGCTCGGCAATGAAGTCCCAGAGAGGGATATCGACGCCGTGACGAGCATCCTCGAGATCCACAAGACGATCCTCGATCTCGCCGGGATCGACACGGACGACTTCATCCGCGGACGCAACCTCTTCGAGGACGACTTCGACGACGACCGAGCCGTCTACGCCGAGAGCACGGGAGTCGGTCAGTACTCGCCCGACGCCACGGGTATCCTCGCCAACATCCCGGCCGAGTGGAATCGGGACCACTATATGCTCCGGACGAAGGACGCGATGTTCATCCACGACAAGGATGGCGATCGAGCGATCGATCCCGAGACGGGAGAACGGCTCCCGGAGCGCGTATCCGAGCTACGAAAACGAGTCGACGAAGTGCGGGAGAACCGCAGAGATTTCACGGGCGAAAGCGACGATTCGATAGACGAAATGCCGGACGAGATCGAAGACCGTTTGGAACACCTCGGATATAAGTGA
- a CDS encoding glycosyltransferase family 4 protein, translating into MDVELNVGWVYPAMGHSVNEESANYGHPAHRGFQQHIDADPILLPDVDIGPFAGTFAKPLVEAWQLAIPEYDVYILENAEAVYAAPFIRRAYPDATIILLAAHRVFGLESYDFASDPFPKSVFRRGERYLDQRLIRRFIRSYVDGVLAVSDLVKSTVEQFAPGLPVEVVYPYVQPDMVEALDGVTPNLGSNHAVTVCEGRDHKGVDLLVEAWSQVREQIPDATLHIVGSGHPEKYESTPGVTVRGFVDDLGDEYGKASLYVHPARADAFGVTVTEAMRAGVVPLVTRTTGAYPIVREVSPDMVVELNVESLADGVIRYFEQSDNVRQQWSKQAIKGSKPFVEDKMIRKFKNWLRTLLEKDNYRIQFKNLPKQ; encoded by the coding sequence ATGGATGTCGAACTAAACGTCGGCTGGGTATACCCCGCGATGGGACACTCGGTAAACGAGGAAAGCGCGAACTACGGACATCCGGCTCACCGGGGCTTCCAGCAGCACATCGATGCCGATCCGATTCTCTTGCCCGATGTCGATATTGGCCCATTTGCTGGGACGTTCGCGAAACCACTCGTGGAAGCTTGGCAGCTGGCCATTCCTGAGTACGACGTGTATATTTTGGAGAACGCGGAAGCAGTATACGCCGCTCCGTTCATCCGGCGAGCGTATCCAGACGCGACAATCATTCTCCTCGCTGCACACCGCGTGTTCGGCTTGGAGAGCTACGACTTCGCTAGCGATCCGTTCCCGAAATCAGTATTTCGCCGAGGAGAACGATACCTCGACCAGAGACTCATTCGGAGGTTCATACGAAGTTACGTTGACGGTGTACTCGCCGTGTCCGACCTAGTCAAATCGACTGTCGAGCAGTTCGCCCCCGGCCTGCCGGTCGAGGTCGTGTACCCGTACGTTCAGCCGGATATGGTTGAGGCTCTAGACGGAGTTACGCCGAATCTGGGATCCAATCACGCGGTCACCGTCTGTGAAGGTCGCGACCACAAGGGCGTAGATCTACTGGTCGAGGCATGGTCGCAGGTTCGCGAGCAGATTCCGGATGCGACACTCCACATTGTTGGTAGTGGTCATCCTGAGAAGTACGAATCAACGCCCGGCGTCACGGTTCGAGGGTTCGTGGATGATCTCGGCGACGAGTATGGGAAGGCATCATTGTATGTTCACCCGGCGCGCGCTGATGCCTTCGGTGTGACGGTTACGGAAGCGATGCGTGCCGGCGTCGTCCCGCTCGTCACACGTACTACTGGAGCGTACCCTATCGTTCGAGAGGTGTCGCCAGATATGGTCGTCGAACTGAACGTCGAGTCGTTAGCAGATGGGGTTATAAGATACTTTGAGCAAAGCGATAACGTGCGACAACAGTGGTCCAAGCAGGCTATTAAGGGGTCTAAACCATTCGTGGAGGACAAAATGATTAGAAAATTCAAAAACTGGCTTCGAACATTACTTGAAAAAGATAATTATCGTATACAGTTCAAGAATTTACCGAAACAATAA
- a CDS encoding sulfatase-like hydrolase/transferase, whose amino-acid sequence MSTIIITVDALRADHLSQYGYRRNTMSVIDDWLANATQVDPTIANGPHTAQSLPSLLTSQYVPGEAVEECPTIATPVQSFGLTTAAFHSNTTISTRYDTVADFDHYEDFTTEMDEETDHTVPSSTRSRVYSKIADSFGPIIGKKPGVRQLAVNIHRSCGAHC is encoded by the coding sequence ATGTCGACGATCATAATTACGGTTGATGCTCTCCGAGCCGACCATCTTTCTCAATATGGATACCGGCGAAATACTATGTCGGTTATAGATGATTGGTTGGCTAATGCAACCCAAGTGGATCCAACGATTGCAAACGGCCCACATACTGCGCAATCTCTTCCTTCTCTCTTGACTTCCCAGTATGTTCCTGGTGAGGCAGTTGAAGAATGTCCGACAATTGCAACACCAGTACAAAGCTTCGGATTGACTACGGCAGCATTCCATTCTAATACAACGATCTCGACGCGATATGACACAGTTGCAGATTTCGACCATTACGAGGACTTCACAACTGAAATGGATGAGGAAACTGATCATACTGTCCCGTCATCAACGCGTTCAAGGGTGTATTCTAAAATCGCTGATTCATTTGGCCCGATAATCGGGAAGAAGCCTGGAGTACGCCAATTGGCAGTAAACATTCATCGCTCTTGTGGAGCACATTGTTGA